The genomic interval CGACCAGGGTGGGGGCATGACGTTCTGACGGGCCCTACCCAGGTGAGCCGAAGCCCCGTGCCGCGCCGTCGCGCGCGCCCGGGGTGCGCCGTAGCGCCGTCCGTCCCCACCCTTCTTTGGAAGAGAGCGTCCTTGTCGCTGCAGAAGTCCCGGCCGGAGTCCGCTCCGGGCGCCGGGTCCGCCACCGTCACCGTCTTCGCCTCGGCCCGCAGTTGGATCGAGTCCGACGCCGTCGACCAGTGCCACCAGGTGGCCGCCCTCGACGGCATGCTCTCCGTCGCCGGCATGCCCGACCTGCACCCCGGCAAGGGTGCCCCGATCGGCGCCGCCATGACCTCGACCGTGCTGTACCCGTTCCTGGTCGGCTCCGACATCGGCTGCGGCATCGCCGTCTTCCCGGTCGACCTGAAGCGGGTCGTACCCGAGCAGATCGCCCGCCGGTTCCCCGACCTCGACGTCGCCCTGGACCCGGAGCGGGACGCCGACGACCCGGCCTGGGCCGCCGTGGACGCCGAGATCCCGGCCGGTCACCTGGAGGGCCTGGGTACGGTGGGCCGGGGCAACCACTTCGTGGAACTGGCGCGGATCCAGACCGTCCTCGACCCGGGTCACGTGGCCCGGCTCGGGCTCGCCGTCGACGACCTCGTGCTCATCGTGCACAGCGGTTCCCGGGGGCTGGGCGAGCGCATCCTGCGGGCACACACCGAGCGGCACGGCGCGGGCCCCGCCGCCGATCCGGCCGGCTACCTCGCACTGCACGACGCCGCCGTACGCTGGGGCTCGGTCAACCGCCGGCTGCTCGCCGCCCGGGTCCTGCACGCCCTCGGCGCCGAGCCGACCGAGCCGATCGTGGACGAGTGCCACAACCTGGTCGAGGTCCGCGACGGGACGTACCTGCACCGCAAGGGAGCCGCACCGGGCGACGGCCGGGACGTGCTGATCGCCGGTACCCGGGGCACCTGCTCCTATCTGGTCGCCGCCCATGCGGGGGCGCACGCCAACTTCTCGGTGGCGCACGGCGCCGGCCGGAAGATGTCCCGGGCCGACGCGATGCGCCGGGGCCGGGTCAAGCACACCGTCGAGGAACTCCGGCGTACCCCGGTGGGATCACTGGTGGTCTGCGGCGACCGGCAACTGCTCTTCGAGGAGGCGCCGACGGCGTACAAGCGGATCGAGCAGGTGATCGCGGACCTGGTCGAGCACGGCCTCGCCACCCCGGCGGCGACGACGGTGCCGCTGGTCACGTACAAGACGATCGACCGGGGTGGCAACACCCGGCCGGCCGGGCGACGGGACCGGTCGGAGCACCGCCGCGGCCGGGGCCGGTCGTGACCGCGGCGCCGGCCCCGCAACATCTGCTGATCTCGGCCGGGCGCGGCCCGCAGGAGTGCGCCTGGGCCGTCGCCCAGCTCGTACGCCGGCTGGAGGCGAAGGCCCTGCGGCGGGGCCTGAGCACGTCCCGGGCCGAGACCGTTCCCGGCGACCGGCCCGGCACCTACCGGTCGGTCCTGGTGCGGATCTCCGGAGCGGGCGCCGAGGAGTTCGCGGCCTCGTGGACCGGCACCCTCTGCTGGCAGGCGCCGAGCCCCTACCGGGCGCGCGCCGGCCGGAAGAACTGGTACGTCGTCGCCGGCCCCTGCCAGCTCGACGCCCCGCAGACGTCGTTCGCCGAGGCGGACGTCGAGATCGTCGGCTGCCGCACCGGCGGCCCGGGCGGACAGCACCGGAACAAGGCCAGCACCGCCGTGCGGGCCACCCACCGTCCCTCCGGGATCGTGGTGGTGGTCGACACCGAGCGGCAGTTCAGCCAGAACCGCCGCATCGCCCTGGAGCTGATCCGGCGGCGCATCGCGGACGGCGACCGGGCGGCGGGCCGGGCCGTCGCCACCGCCCGCTGGCGCATCCACGACGACCTCGTGCGCGGCGACCCGGTCCGGGTCGAACGACCGGACCCCCGGGGGCCGTGAGCCGGCTACCGACCCGGTGCGGGTGACGGGGCCGGGACGAGCGGGTGTCCGTCGACGAGGTCTCCGGGCGCGGAGAGGGACCAGGCCTCGTAGACCAGTTCGGCCAGCTCGTCGGCGTCGATCCTGGGCAGGTGGACGACGACCCAGCCGAAGCCGCCGGAGGTGAACTGCACCTCGAAGACGTCCGGCCGCTCGGCGACCAGCGCCGCCTGCTCGGACAGGGTCTGCTTCAGCCCCACCGTCCTGGTGCGTGGCCAGTGGTAGCCGAAGCGCGTGCCCCGGACACTGAACGAGGTGTAGTCCCGCGCCTGGGCCCGCTCGACCTCGGCGAGCGTCTCCACCATCCGTAGGAACTGCGCATCCGGTACCGCCACGTCGACCATTCTGGCGTACCCGCCGTCCGGTGTTGACCCGGCTACCGTCCGTTTGATGATCGCAAACCGTGGCCGATCGGTAGCTCTGGCCGACTCTCGATGGCATGCTTGGCGTCGGGAAGCAACCCGGAGGTGTGGGGTGAGCGGATCAGCACAGCCGGACGGACCCGGCGACGGCGCGATGGCCGTACGGATCCTGGTCGGGGCCCAACTACGACGACTGCGCGAGGAGCGGGGACTGACCAGGGCGGAAGCGGCGGAGCCGATCCGCGCCTCCGAGTCGAAGATCAGCCGGATGGAGCTGGGCCGGGTCGGCTTCAAGGAGCGCGACGTACTCGACCTGCTCTCGCTCTACGGCGTGCACGACGAGCAGGAGCGGGCCACGCTGCTGGCCCGGGTACGCGAGGCGAACACGTCGAGCTGGTGGCACCCGTACAGCGACGTCACGCCGAACTGGTTCCAGCGCTACCTGGGGCTGGAGGCGACGGCGACACTGATCCGCAGCTACGAGGTCCAGTTCGTCCCGGGGCTGCTCCAGACCGAGGAGTACGCCCGGGCGGTGGTGCGCCTCGGCCACGGCGCGGCCCGGGAGGACGAACTCGCCCGCCGGGTGCG from Plantactinospora sp. BC1 carries:
- a CDS encoding RNA ligase RtcB family protein; this translates as MSLQKSRPESAPGAGSATVTVFASARSWIESDAVDQCHQVAALDGMLSVAGMPDLHPGKGAPIGAAMTSTVLYPFLVGSDIGCGIAVFPVDLKRVVPEQIARRFPDLDVALDPERDADDPAWAAVDAEIPAGHLEGLGTVGRGNHFVELARIQTVLDPGHVARLGLAVDDLVLIVHSGSRGLGERILRAHTERHGAGPAADPAGYLALHDAAVRWGSVNRRLLAARVLHALGAEPTEPIVDECHNLVEVRDGTYLHRKGAAPGDGRDVLIAGTRGTCSYLVAAHAGAHANFSVAHGAGRKMSRADAMRRGRVKHTVEELRRTPVGSLVVCGDRQLLFEEAPTAYKRIEQVIADLVEHGLATPAATTVPLVTYKTIDRGGNTRPAGRRDRSEHRRGRGRS
- the prfH gene encoding peptide chain release factor H, coding for MTAAPAPQHLLISAGRGPQECAWAVAQLVRRLEAKALRRGLSTSRAETVPGDRPGTYRSVLVRISGAGAEEFAASWTGTLCWQAPSPYRARAGRKNWYVVAGPCQLDAPQTSFAEADVEIVGCRTGGPGGQHRNKASTAVRATHRPSGIVVVVDTERQFSQNRRIALELIRRRIADGDRAAGRAVATARWRIHDDLVRGDPVRVERPDPRGP
- a CDS encoding MmcQ/YjbR family DNA-binding protein, with the translated sequence MAVPDAQFLRMVETLAEVERAQARDYTSFSVRGTRFGYHWPRTRTVGLKQTLSEQAALVAERPDVFEVQFTSGGFGWVVVHLPRIDADELAELVYEAWSLSAPGDLVDGHPLVPAPSPAPGR
- a CDS encoding helix-turn-helix transcriptional regulator — translated: MAVRILVGAQLRRLREERGLTRAEAAEPIRASESKISRMELGRVGFKERDVLDLLSLYGVHDEQERATLLARVREANTSSWWHPYSDVTPNWFQRYLGLEATATLIRSYEVQFVPGLLQTEEYARAVVRLGHGAAREDELARRVRLRMERQQVLTRPDPPMFWAVVDEAALRRPVGGPQVMRDQLEALISIVTKMPNVKLQVIPLAAGGHAAAGGAFTILRFPQQELADLVYIEQLTSALYLDKREDVDCYFEAVNRLFVEAAPLKDTFQILDRIIRDLDEAPR